Part of the Eubacterium sp. 1001713B170207_170306_E7 genome, AGGCCATAAGTTTTCGATAGGCTGCTTTGTAGCAGGCAAAATGGTAGGTTGTGCTGTATGTGGGCGTCCAGTAAGCAGACATTTAGATGATAGAATTACCTGTGAGATCAATCGCCTATGCACAGACGGCACATATAATGCTTGCAGCATGCTATATGGAGCGTGCTGCCGTACAGCAAAGGCAATGGGATACAAGAAAATAATAACCTATATTTTAAAGTCTGAACTTGGGACAAGCTTGAAGGCAAGTAATTTTATATACGATGGAGAAGCCGGAGGAACACACTGGACAGGCGCGCGAAACAAAGGACAGAATATACCAGCAGAAATGAAAACTAGATGGTACCGAGAGTTATAATGGAGGTAGAAGAATGACCAAAGAACTAAAACCCTGCGCTCACTGTGGTAAAGAGAGACATATAAGAGTAAGATAAGATATCTGACTGCACCCAGCCAATTTTGAACCACATTGTGATACCTTTGGTTGCTTAGGAGGTTGAAAATGCCAGTACAGATTGATATGGAAATGCCCAAAAGCTGCTTAGATTGTCGATTTTGCATAGAAGAGTCCTCCGGCGGTGCCAATTATATTTTAAACGAGATGATTCTTATATCGTTGGCTATGTTTGGTGGTCGGACTGCGCCTGTTTGGATGTATAGTGATGTTTTAGCCTAACGGCAGCTGCCGGAGCCGTGGGAAGAAGAAAGATGAAGGATAAAAGAAAAAAATTAAATAAAGAAGAACTTCAGAGGGATCAAGTGAATCACGATGATGAAAGGAGGCAAAACCGTGACGAATATTAAAGCAGAACGCGATCCCGAAACCGGGATGGTCCGCGTTAATTTAAGGCAGTCAGGAAACTGCAGTGACTTGATCGATGAGATCGGAGGAATTACCGCAGCACTGATTGGGGAGACTATTCAGCGTTTTCGCCAGGCCTTTGAAAAACAGATGGGGATGGACGGAGAAGATTTCGCCGAAGAAAGTGTCGACACCATCGCGCAAGTCATGCAGGAGGGGTTTCAAAAAGGCACTGATACTTTGGTTAAAAACGGAAAACTGAGAAAAGATTAACTTCAGGAGTAAAACACACCATGAAAATTAAGTAGTTGAAAAAGAAAGAAGGGATGATATGAATGTGCTGACAGCAGCACTCATGATGATTGGGTTATTCATCATATCCGGGTTGATCGGAACCTGTACTGTTTTGTATATTAACATTCGATATGAAATGAAAATAGACCATACCTTAAAGTTTAGTCTGGCAGTGATCGCTTTTTTATTGATCTGTTTGATTTTAGGGCTTTTCGGTATGCTCACTGCATTTGGGACAATGTCAAGTTTTTACTGTGGCATTGTCCTTTTTGGTTTTTGGACCGGTTTAGGCTGTATGAGTCTGATGTCCGCAGCTTCCCGGCAGGAACAAACCCATTACACCGGAGGTAAAGAAAGATGATCAAAAGAAGCTCACAAAAGATCCGGGCGCCAACCTAGGATTGATTCTTTGACGGATAATTAAAATTAAACGAGAGGAATAAATAAAAATGTATAAAAACAAAGCTTTGAAAAAAACATTTTCGCTGCTTTTTGCGTTCTTATTCACCTTGCTGACGCTTCTGTCACCGCTGAGCTCAATAGTGGCAAAAGCCGAAGAAGGTGAGGATCAGGTACCGACGGGTGACCTGGCGCAGTATGCAGTGAACGAAGTCGGACAAACCGACCAGGGCTGGGTCATATACTCGTCTGAAGATCCTAATTACAATCCAATGACCCGGGCCTCCGGCAGCTCCGGTGTGTCTGTCTCGAAAGATTACGGTGGATACACGAGTTACACCCAGATCATCACCGTCGTGGACGATTCTGGTGTCGCGCATACCGCGTACTGTATTGAGCCCGATAAAAATACACCGAATGGAACCATTTATAATCAGCAGATCACCGACAATGCTCAACTGAGAACCGTGCTCTATTACGGCTATGACGGCCCGGGAGGGGCTGAATTTATGACCCGTGAAGGCGGCGATGCGCAGAGCGCTTTCATGGATACCTGGTGGGCAGTAAGATTGGCATGTGGTGAAACCTCATCTAATCCCGCGGTCTACAATGATCCGAATATTCGCTGGCTTCTCGATCACGCCAACGTTGAAGTTGGTGGAATCACAGTCAATGGTTCACCAGATACCCGGTGGAACGTCGGAGAAAAGATGCAGGAAACCGAATGGTACACCACCAGCGGCTCCGGCACCTTTACCCTTGAATTAGATGGCCTGGGCATTGTTGCCAAACTGAGCGACAGCCGAACCATCAGCGCCACCACTGCCGATATTCCGGTAGGAACTGCGTTTAAACTGTGTGCAGGCCCGGAAAAAGAAGGAACCGTGACGGTACCGATCAAAGCCACCAGCGTAGCTTATGCGAGCCTGATGTTTATTCCGGCATCTGAACCGAATACGCAGAGTGTCGTTGCCGGTGCCAGTGTCCAGGGACAGGGACAGGAAGCTTCCGCCAGTGCAAACTTTGTGAAGCGCGTAACTTACCCGGATGTACAAAAAACCGACAACCGCCATCTGGCACTTGATCTGAGTAAAACACAGCCATCCGGAGACGCAAGTCTTGACGGAGCCGTTTTTGGGCTCTACAAAGACCGTGAATGTACACAGCTGGCAGCTCAGGCAACCGTCACAAATGGCATTGCCGATTTTGGTGCTGTGGTGCTGGGGGACTATTTCTACAAAGAAATCAGTGCCGGTAATGGCTATAAAACCAATGAAACGGTCTATCCGGTCACCGTATGGGCAGAAGGAATGCAGGGCGTCACTGAGATCCCAAACGATGTTAAAACCAACCCAGTCAGCATTGTTAAATATGCGATCATTGATCCAGACAATGTTGATGACGTGTTAAATCCCCTGGCAAACGTTGATTTTACCCTGACCTTAAAGTCGTCCAACGAAAAAGGCGAAAAGCTGACGGAAGGGGACAATTTATTTAGCGGAAAAACCGATGAAAATGGCCGTATCCGCTGGGAAAATGTACCCGTGGGTACTTATGTCCTTCACGAAGTTAAAGCGCCTGAAGGCTTTATTTCCATTGACGATCAGATTGTTGTCGTTAATGGCAGCGGAGATGAAATCGAGATCCCGCTTACCAATAAAATGATGTATGGCGATCTCATTGTTGTTAAGAAAGATGCCGAAACACAGAAAGAAATTCCGGTATCCGGTGTTAAATTCAAGGTCATTGACCTGGCGACCATGCAGTTCGTCAAACAGTCCAGCGCAGCGACCCTGTTTATACCGACTGATACCTTTAAGACCAACGATGAAGGAAAACTGTCCCTTCCGAAAAAACTTAAAAGCGGCAGCTACGCCGTGGTTGAAGTTTCGTCTCCAGACGGGTACTTAACCGCAGGACTGACCGCCAGCAACAACACTCAAAAATATACGCTTGATGGCAAGGAGTACCAGGGTATTCCAGTCACAATCAGCCAGACTACCTGTGATAAAATCGAAATCGACGGCAAAACCGAATACAGCAGCACGGTCATTGTTTATGATCAACCTGCCAAAGGACGGATTGAAGTCACCAAAACCGGCGACCAGCTGGATGGTACCAAAACCACCCCAAGCAAATACGGTGATGTCACAGAATTTATCTTCACTGAAAAAGCCTTAAAAGGCACTGTATTTGAAGTTTATGCGGACGAAGACATTACGACACCCGACGGCACTGTTCGCCTGCATAAAGGCGATCTCGCGGATACCATGACCACTGGGGATAACGGAAAGGCTCTCACCAAAGACCTTTACTTAGGGAAATACAAAGTGGTCGAAAAATCCGCGCCGGAAGGTTTTGTCAATGCAGGAACAGAGCAGAAAGTCACCCTGAAATATAAAGGTGAAACCGTTCAGGCATCCGACAATGTCGAAAATACCACCTTCCACAACGACCGTCAGAATGTTGAGTTCCAGCTCACGAAACTGGAACAGGAAATCGACAAGATTGAACAAGAAGGCGAAGGCGTCACCATCCATTATAAGGATGTTCCAGCCAATGACATCGACTTTGGCCTTTACACCAAAGAAGCCATGCGTGACGGTAAAGGCGTCACCATCGCCGCGGATACGCTGGTATCCGTGAAGACCGTGAAAAAAGGCCAGGCGAATACCGTTGAAAATCTGCCGGCCGGCAACTACTACCTGAAAGAACTCAGCACCAAGGATCATCTGGAAGATAACAATTTCCGCTATGAAGTCACTTATGCTATCCAGGGCAACGATCCGCTGGTGGTGGTTCAGGCCAATAAGGGTGAAGCCATCAAGAATTATTACGTTGAACGTCCTTTTGAGTTTACGAAAAAGGACGTCTCGGATGGTATGTTGATTCCAGGCGTCACCGTCAATGTTTACGATGAAACCGGGGAGAATATTATCTTTACCGGAAAAACCGATGAAAACGGCGAAATCACCATCAAGCTGCCAGCAGGCAAATACTTCTACCAGGAAGTCGACGCTCCGGCGCCGTATTTATGCCCGGACGATTTATACCCGTTTGAAATCACCAAAGACAATGAAGTCACCCAGGCACTCATGACCGATGAGATGGCCATGGGCAATATCCGGCTGCATAAAACCGGCGAAGACCGGAACAATTATACCGTAGACGCATCCGGAACGGTCATTTACAAAGAAAAAGACCTTGAAGGTGCCGAATACGTGGTGAAAGCAGCGGAAGACATTGTCACCCCAGAGGGCGTTGTCAAAGCGTTTAAAGGCGATACTGTGGCCCATATGGTCACGGACAAAAAGGGAGAAGCCGCCGTTACAGAGGCTTTCTTCATGACCAAAGACGGCGCGGCTGCCCGTATGCCGGAAGAACCGGAAGAACCGGCGCCACAGCTGATTCAGCCGGAAGATGCAGAAACACCCGATACTAACAAACCGGATTCCGAAGCAAAGGCCATTGAGCCGATGGATCTCACTAAGATGGACGAAGAATCGACTGTCCCAGTAAAGTCCGAAACGGACTTATTCCTCGGAGACGGCACGGTCAAATATGACGTGGTCGAAACGAAAGCGCCGGAAGGCTACCGTTTGGATGAAACTGTCTATACCGTGGAGCTGAGCTTCAAAGACAATCAGACCCCACTGGTGGAAGTTGAGCTTGAATGCTTCAACGAAGCCAAAGGCGGAGACATTGTTTTGTACAAAGAAGACACGGAAGCCAAAACAGCCCTTAAGAACGCAGAGATCAACGTGATGGACGCGGATCAGAAAGTGATCTTTAAAGGAAAATCCGACGA contains:
- a CDS encoding XF1762 family protein, which gives rise to MLEPGGRRIEIRPITFKEACEFIAQNHRHHKPTVGHKFSIGCFVAGKMVGCAVCGRPVSRHLDDRITCEINRLCTDGTYNACSMLYGACCRTAKAMGYKKIITYILKSELGTSLKASNFIYDGEAGGTHWTGARNKGQNIPAEMKTRWYREL
- a CDS encoding SpaA isopeptide-forming pilin-related protein translates to MYKNKALKKTFSLLFAFLFTLLTLLSPLSSIVAKAEEGEDQVPTGDLAQYAVNEVGQTDQGWVIYSSEDPNYNPMTRASGSSGVSVSKDYGGYTSYTQIITVVDDSGVAHTAYCIEPDKNTPNGTIYNQQITDNAQLRTVLYYGYDGPGGAEFMTREGGDAQSAFMDTWWAVRLACGETSSNPAVYNDPNIRWLLDHANVEVGGITVNGSPDTRWNVGEKMQETEWYTTSGSGTFTLELDGLGIVAKLSDSRTISATTADIPVGTAFKLCAGPEKEGTVTVPIKATSVAYASLMFIPASEPNTQSVVAGASVQGQGQEASASANFVKRVTYPDVQKTDNRHLALDLSKTQPSGDASLDGAVFGLYKDRECTQLAAQATVTNGIADFGAVVLGDYFYKEISAGNGYKTNETVYPVTVWAEGMQGVTEIPNDVKTNPVSIVKYAIIDPDNVDDVLNPLANVDFTLTLKSSNEKGEKLTEGDNLFSGKTDENGRIRWENVPVGTYVLHEVKAPEGFISIDDQIVVVNGSGDEIEIPLTNKMMYGDLIVVKKDAETQKEIPVSGVKFKVIDLATMQFVKQSSAATLFIPTDTFKTNDEGKLSLPKKLKSGSYAVVEVSSPDGYLTAGLTASNNTQKYTLDGKEYQGIPVTISQTTCDKIEIDGKTEYSSTVIVYDQPAKGRIEVTKTGDQLDGTKTTPSKYGDVTEFIFTEKALKGTVFEVYADEDITTPDGTVRLHKGDLADTMTTGDNGKALTKDLYLGKYKVVEKSAPEGFVNAGTEQKVTLKYKGETVQASDNVENTTFHNDRQNVEFQLTKLEQEIDKIEQEGEGVTIHYKDVPANDIDFGLYTKEAMRDGKGVTIAADTLVSVKTVKKGQANTVENLPAGNYYLKELSTKDHLEDNNFRYEVTYAIQGNDPLVVVQANKGEAIKNYYVERPFEFTKKDVSDGMLIPGVTVNVYDETGENIIFTGKTDENGEITIKLPAGKYFYQEVDAPAPYLCPDDLYPFEITKDNEVTQALMTDEMAMGNIRLHKTGEDRNNYTVDASGTVIYKEKDLEGAEYVVKAAEDIVTPEGVVKAFKGDTVAHMVTDKKGEAAVTEAFFMTKDGAAARMPEEPEEPAPQLIQPEDAETPDTNKPDSEAKAIEPMDLTKMDEESTVPVKSETDLFLGDGTVKYDVVETKAPEGYRLDETVYTVELSFKDNQTPLVEVELECFNEAKGGDIVLYKEDTEAKTALKNAEINVMDADQKVIFKGKSDDEGNLKIGKLPDGQYFYQETKAPDGYVLDPTIYELKVVDHETATATLGNVKEEIPSTGIDSNNNPLFIGLVGGTALACAIILGVHNRRKAKR